Proteins encoded in a region of the Dreissena polymorpha isolate Duluth1 chromosome 6, UMN_Dpol_1.0, whole genome shotgun sequence genome:
- the LOC127833494 gene encoding lymphocyte antigen 75-like, giving the protein MSHRCILVLCAVLSTVLDVNSQPAQYCPDRWFSHVTGGTTTCLWLSNEKVSWTSAHTWCNIMQGNLVEIDSPALNSKLAMLITGKLNGKYWIGLTDMEAETAYTWSASRRPASVHNFPPGQSIGDIHKNCVHVDEKGLWGVESCKAEFWFICQRKI; this is encoded by the exons ATGTCACATCGATGTATTCTCGTGCTGTGTGCTGTTTTGTCCACAGTATTAGATGTGAATTCGCAGCCAG CGCAATATTGTCCTGACCGATGGTTTAGTCACGTGACGGGCGGAACAACCACGTGTCTGTGGCTTAGCAACGAGAAAGTATCATGGACTAGCGCGCAC ACCTGGTGTAACATCATGCAGGGTAACCTGGTCGAGATAGACTCACCCGCTCTCAACAGTAAACTAGCGATGCTCATCACCGGTAAACTCAATG GTAAATACTGGATCGGCCTGACGGACATGGAAGCTGAGACGGCGTACACATGGTCGGCCTCCCGTCGCCCGGCGTCGGTGCACAATTTCCCGCCGGGCCAGTCCATCGGCGACATTCACAAGAACTGCGTACACGTCGACGAGAAGGGACTGTGGGGCGTGGAGTCGTGCAAGGCAGAGTTCTGGTTCATATGCCAGAGAAAAATATAG